Proteins encoded in a region of the Sander lucioperca isolate FBNREF2018 chromosome 4, SLUC_FBN_1.2, whole genome shotgun sequence genome:
- the ift27 gene encoding intraflagellar transport protein 27 homolog isoform X2: MFHSDHTLFQKNYSMTTGVELLIKCVNIPETTDSVELYIIDSAGKQALVEACEKMWGELSLLCLVFDLTSEQSFANCSHWMERVHAHCQGLHIPGVLVGNKSDLSARREVQASVAQEWAQSQGLEYHETSAKEMENCDAVLLGLARAFHSLYQECRETIQNLSPG; this comes from the exons ACAACCGGAGTGGAGCTGCTGATAAAATGTGTCAACATCCCAGAGACCACAGACAGTGTG GAGCTCTACATCATAGACTCTGCGGGGAAGCAGGCATTAGTGGAAGCCTGCGAGAAAATG TGGGGTGAGCTGTCGCTGCTGTGCCTGGTTTTTGACCTGACCAGTGAGCAGTCGTTTGCCAACTGCAGCCACTGGATGGAGAGAGTTCATGCTCACTGCCAAGGCCTCCACATTCCAG gtgtCTTGGTGGGCAACAAGTCGGACCTGTCTGCTAGAAGGGAGGTCCAGGCATCCGTGGCCCAGGAATGGGCTCAAAGCCAGGGTTTGGAGTACCACGAGACATCAGCT AAGGAGATGGAGAACTGTGATGCGGTGCTCCTCGGTTTAGCCCGGGCCTTCCACTCACTCTACCAGGAATGTCGCGAGACCATCCAGaacctgagtccaggctag